A window from Bdellovibrionales bacterium encodes these proteins:
- a CDS encoding DUF523 domain-containing protein: protein MKVVSACLAGVPCRFDCQAKERAQIREWVEKGEAVAVCPEQMGGLSTPRPPSEIQNGRVVTNQGADVTAQFIAGADVALKVALENGATEAYLKSKSPSCGVGIIYDGSFSGKTVEGNGFFTEALLKAGIKVTAVD from the coding sequence ATGAAAGTCGTTTCAGCCTGTCTGGCGGGTGTTCCCTGCCGCTTCGATTGCCAAGCCAAAGAGCGCGCTCAGATCCGTGAATGGGTCGAGAAGGGCGAAGCTGTGGCCGTTTGTCCGGAGCAAATGGGCGGGCTTTCTACGCCTCGTCCGCCGTCTGAAATTCAAAATGGCCGTGTAGTGACCAATCAAGGTGCCGATGTGACCGCGCAATTTATCGCAGGCGCTGACGTTGCTTTGAAGGTCGCCTTAGAAAATGGCGCGACAGAGGCTTATCTGAAATCCAAGTCCCCATCTTGCGGCGTAGGTATCATTTACGACGGTTCTTTCAGCGGCAAGACTGTTGAGGGCAACGGCTTCTTTACAGAAGCTCTCCTCAAAGCCGGCATCAAAGTGACTGCTGTCGACTAA
- a CDS encoding HAD-IIB family hydrolase, with protein MPKIKFLLTDIDDTLTDEGLLGPEAYESLWSLHRAGVHVVPITGRPAGWCEMIARQWPVSGVVGENGGFYFRYHNRKMLRHFFFDEKAQKANREKLNKLETEILAKVPGCALASDQFCRLMDLAIDFCEDVPALSKPEVQKIVDIFHQHGAQAKVSSIHVNGWFGTYDKLTMTLTMLQKEFGVSAEEAKKVCAFSGDSPNDEPMFGYFPHSYAVANIQNFINDIKQKPAHIMKSRGGLGFAEIAKIILAG; from the coding sequence ATGCCGAAAATAAAATTTCTTCTAACTGATATCGACGACACTTTGACCGACGAAGGTCTTTTAGGACCCGAAGCCTACGAGTCCTTGTGGAGTTTGCATCGAGCTGGTGTGCATGTGGTTCCAATTACTGGACGTCCTGCCGGGTGGTGCGAAATGATCGCGCGACAGTGGCCTGTGAGCGGAGTCGTTGGAGAAAATGGCGGATTTTATTTTCGCTACCACAACAGAAAGATGCTCCGTCATTTTTTCTTCGATGAGAAAGCACAGAAAGCCAATCGAGAAAAACTCAACAAGTTAGAGACCGAAATTCTCGCGAAGGTTCCGGGCTGCGCTTTGGCGAGCGATCAGTTCTGTCGCTTGATGGATCTTGCTATTGATTTCTGCGAAGATGTTCCCGCACTTTCAAAACCGGAAGTGCAAAAGATCGTGGACATCTTCCATCAGCATGGAGCTCAAGCCAAAGTTTCTTCGATTCACGTGAACGGCTGGTTCGGCACTTACGACAAACTCACGATGACTCTGACGATGTTACAAAAAGAATTCGGTGTGAGCGCTGAAGAGGCAAAAAAAGTTTGTGCGTTTAGTGGTGACTCTCCAAACGACGAGCCGATGTTTGGCTATTTCCCACATTCCTATGCCGTTGCAAATATCCAGAACTTTATCAACGATATCAAACAAAAACCCGCCCACATCATGAAATCACGCGGTGGTTTGGGTTTTGCTGAAATTGCTAAAATTATTTTGGCTGGTTAG